A stretch of Gloeocapsa sp. PCC 73106 DNA encodes these proteins:
- the groL gene encoding chaperonin GroEL (60 kDa chaperone family; promotes refolding of misfolded polypeptides especially under stressful conditions; forms two stacked rings of heptamers to form a barrel-shaped 14mer; ends can be capped by GroES; misfolded proteins enter the barrel where they are refolded when GroES binds) yields the protein MAKIIVFKEESRRALERGINALADAVRITFGPKGRNVLLEKKFGAPQIVNDGITVAKEIELEDPLENTGAKLMQEVAAKTKDVAGDGTTTATIMAQALIKEGLKNVTAGTNPVSLRRGMEKTIAYLVQEIANIAKPVEGDAITQVATVSSGNDLEIGLMIASAMEKVTKDGVITVEESKSLTTELEVVEGMQIDRGYISPYFITDQERQLVEYENTFILITDKKIGSIQDLVPILEQVARQGSPLLIIAEDLEGEALATLVVNKARGVLNVVAIKAPGFGDRRKQMLQDIAILTGGRLISEEIGFSLETVSLDMLGRARKITIDKDNTTIVAGGEASKEVEKRIIQLRKQLAETDSDYDSEKLQERIAKLAGGVAVIKVGAATETELKDRKLRIEDALNATKAAVEEGIVPGGGTTLIHLANKVAEFKETLSHPEEKIAADIVMRALEAPLYQLATNAGVEGAVIVEKVRSTEFNIGYNALTGELEDMIAAGIIDPAKVVRSALQNAGSIAAMVLTTEALVVEKPEKASAGAPNMDAMGGMGGMGGMGGMGGMGMM from the coding sequence ATGGCTAAAATAATCGTATTCAAAGAAGAATCTCGCAGAGCCCTAGAAAGAGGGATTAACGCTCTAGCTGACGCTGTACGCATCACTTTCGGTCCTAAGGGAAGAAACGTACTCTTAGAGAAAAAGTTCGGTGCGCCCCAAATCGTTAATGATGGTATCACGGTAGCGAAAGAAATCGAGTTAGAAGATCCCTTAGAAAATACCGGTGCTAAATTAATGCAAGAGGTGGCTGCTAAAACCAAAGATGTGGCAGGCGATGGTACAACAACTGCTACAATAATGGCACAAGCTTTGATTAAAGAAGGATTAAAAAACGTGACAGCGGGTACTAACCCAGTGTCTCTACGTCGCGGTATGGAAAAAACGATCGCCTATTTGGTGCAGGAAATTGCCAACATTGCTAAGCCCGTAGAAGGCGATGCGATTACCCAAGTAGCGACTGTATCCTCGGGAAATGATCTAGAGATTGGACTGATGATAGCCTCAGCGATGGAAAAAGTGACTAAAGATGGGGTAATCACTGTAGAAGAGTCGAAATCTTTGACTACTGAGTTGGAAGTAGTAGAAGGGATGCAAATCGATAGAGGTTATATCTCTCCCTACTTTATCACTGACCAAGAAAGACAGTTAGTAGAGTATGAAAATACTTTCATTTTAATCACCGATAAAAAGATTGGTAGCATTCAAGATTTAGTCCCAATTCTAGAGCAAGTCGCTCGTCAAGGCAGTCCTTTACTAATTATCGCGGAGGATTTAGAAGGTGAAGCTTTAGCGACTCTGGTGGTTAATAAAGCCAGAGGGGTACTCAACGTAGTCGCGATTAAAGCTCCCGGTTTTGGCGATCGCCGCAAACAAATGTTACAAGATATCGCTATCCTAACCGGTGGTCGTTTGATTTCCGAAGAAATCGGCTTTAGTTTAGAAACCGTCTCTTTGGATATGTTGGGTAGAGCGCGTAAAATTACCATAGACAAAGATAACACCACCATTGTCGCCGGAGGAGAAGCGAGCAAAGAAGTAGAAAAACGCATAATTCAACTGCGCAAACAGCTAGCTGAAACCGACTCAGATTACGATTCAGAAAAGTTACAAGAGAGAATCGCTAAACTCGCCGGTGGGGTTGCTGTGATTAAAGTAGGCGCAGCTACAGAAACTGAGCTCAAAGATCGTAAACTGCGTATTGAAGACGCTCTCAACGCTACCAAAGCCGCCGTAGAAGAAGGAATCGTACCCGGTGGTGGTACTACCCTGATTCATTTAGCTAATAAAGTCGCTGAGTTTAAAGAAACTCTAAGTCATCCTGAGGAAAAAATCGCCGCTGATATCGTCATGCGCGCTCTAGAAGCTCCTCTTTACCAGTTGGCTACTAATGCAGGGGTAGAAGGAGCGGTAATTGTAGAAAAGGTTCGCTCTACAGAGTTTAATATTGGTTATAATGCTCTCACCGGCGAGTTAGAAGACATGATCGCCGCAGGTATTATTGATCCTGCCAAAGTCGTGCGCTCAGCTTTACAAAATGCGGGTTCAATCGCCGCCATGGTTTTAACCACAGAAGCTCTAGTAGTAGAAAAACCTGAAAAAGCCTCAGCAGGAGCACCCAACATGGACGCCATGGGCGGTATGGGTGGTATGGGCGGTATGGGTGGTATGGGTGGTATGGGGATGATGTAA
- a CDS encoding PEP-CTERM sorting domain-containing protein, with protein sequence MKKFNNRLSQTLLLGVVTALVGNALPAQAQTPAGVGAAEILAGCNPSNLRSFLDKCDPNADVAVDASNLPNNMPGLDGTFNVVPLGAPAGLALEGTGLTDDNGDPLTNLDFSGPSQVGFTGMGDEVEITPGSDPNAVGEFRILSSTGDFRGLLGWEGTIKDLIIPGFGDFRGEAYPTTNPAAPSPRVVDFIVIDVPQAPGNGIIDGVQYDGIALDLVDIGFPSYDPESGDNPQTTVSIQLELQAYKLLNGQRIEEQEQLPDDFPFVDRFAIYGNSVNARLSASFDFTPDEVREQYDEVGELLAFYGYDITFDSTPVSQAFAAGVVPEPTTIISSLMLMAGGAFKFSKRKRA encoded by the coding sequence ATGAAAAAATTCAATAACCGTCTTTCTCAAACCCTGCTGTTAGGGGTTGTTACTGCACTAGTTGGCAACGCTTTACCAGCTCAAGCTCAAACCCCTGCTGGTGTTGGAGCCGCGGAGATACTCGCAGGATGTAACCCCAGTAACCTAAGAAGCTTCTTAGATAAATGCGATCCTAACGCTGATGTTGCAGTAGACGCTAGCAATCTTCCCAACAATATGCCTGGCTTAGATGGAACTTTCAACGTTGTTCCTCTGGGCGCTCCTGCCGGTCTAGCTCTAGAAGGTACCGGTTTGACTGATGACAACGGCGATCCTTTAACCAACCTAGACTTTTCAGGTCCTTCTCAAGTTGGCTTTACCGGTATGGGTGATGAAGTTGAAATTACCCCAGGATCCGATCCTAACGCAGTTGGTGAGTTTAGAATTCTTTCTTCAACCGGAGACTTTAGAGGTCTATTAGGTTGGGAAGGAACTATCAAAGATTTAATTATTCCTGGTTTTGGCGATTTCAGAGGGGAAGCTTATCCTACCACCAATCCTGCAGCACCTTCTCCTAGAGTCGTAGACTTTATCGTAATCGACGTTCCCCAAGCTCCCGGTAACGGAATCATTGACGGTGTTCAGTACGACGGTATCGCTCTAGACTTAGTAGATATCGGATTTCCTAGCTACGACCCTGAGTCCGGTGACAATCCTCAAACCACCGTATCTATCCAGTTAGAACTTCAAGCTTACAAACTGCTCAACGGACAGCGCATTGAAGAGCAGGAACAGTTACCCGATGACTTTCCTTTTGTTGACAGATTTGCCATCTACGGTAATAGCGTCAACGCTCGTCTTTCTGCATCTTTCGACTTTACTCCCGACGAAGTAAGAGAACAGTATGACGAAGTAGGCGAATTGCTCGCTTTCTACGGTTATGACATTACCTTTGACTCTACTCCTGTTTCACAGGCTTTCGCAGCTGGTGTAGTACCAGAACCTACTACCATCATCAGTAGCTTAATGCTCATGGCTGGCGGTGCCTTCAAGTTCTCCAAACGCAAACGCGCTTAG
- a CDS encoding nucleotide disphospho-sugar-binding domain-containing protein, whose translation MRILALPNSFSIAHVTRLLEIAKILRARGHNIIFAGNGRGLDLVVAEEFEVRDLVDRDPNNIVSATRSKNFFLLFGDPQEIKHYTEAELAMYRELKPDLVLSDDRITASTSTSVANLPHAAVCNAHFTVYSQLPFYIPFYSPSGFQLPQILKQPIYDSELWIEKVFFDLMLKGVHQTRREYKLNKIFAYQYNEGKDLTLLADVPSFTPLNNLPKNFHYVGPITWSCPFPAPSSLEVWKQGKKRVYLTLGSGGFGELVCNCQHFADTDMTVIVTVGNLIDQVSKVSIPKNVFIEKYINASTILPHCDVIVCHGGNGTIYQALQYSVPIIGISSHAEQDYGARRIEQLGLGLRLVPKEVMKDFSVVIKAIDKVINTPKFKENAELFSLQLKNWEGAKNAADLLEKYFS comes from the coding sequence ATGAGAATTCTTGCCTTACCTAATAGTTTTTCCATCGCTCATGTAACTCGACTATTAGAAATTGCTAAAATTTTGAGAGCAAGAGGACACAATATTATTTTTGCAGGAAATGGTCGAGGACTAGATTTAGTTGTTGCAGAAGAGTTTGAAGTCAGAGATTTGGTCGACCGAGATCCCAATAATATCGTATCGGCAACTCGTTCAAAAAACTTTTTTCTACTTTTTGGGGATCCTCAAGAAATTAAGCACTATACTGAAGCCGAATTAGCAATGTATCGTGAACTCAAACCAGATTTAGTATTATCTGATGATCGCATTACTGCTTCGACGTCAACCTCTGTGGCCAATTTACCCCACGCAGCTGTGTGCAACGCTCATTTTACTGTGTACAGTCAATTACCCTTTTATATTCCCTTTTATTCTCCTTCTGGTTTTCAGCTTCCTCAAATCCTCAAGCAACCTATTTATGATAGTGAATTATGGATCGAAAAGGTATTTTTTGATCTGATGCTTAAAGGTGTTCATCAAACCCGTAGAGAGTATAAGTTAAACAAAATTTTCGCCTATCAGTATAACGAAGGAAAAGATTTAACTCTCTTAGCCGATGTTCCTAGCTTCACTCCCCTGAACAATTTACCTAAAAATTTTCACTATGTTGGTCCCATAACTTGGAGTTGTCCTTTTCCAGCACCAAGTTCTCTAGAAGTTTGGAAGCAGGGGAAAAAGAGAGTTTATCTTACATTAGGAAGTGGAGGGTTTGGTGAATTAGTTTGTAACTGTCAACATTTTGCTGATACAGATATGACTGTAATTGTTACTGTGGGTAATTTAATCGACCAAGTCTCAAAAGTTTCTATACCAAAGAATGTATTTATAGAAAAGTATATAAATGCCAGTACAATACTACCTCATTGTGACGTAATTGTTTGTCATGGAGGAAATGGAACCATTTATCAAGCTTTACAATATAGTGTCCCTATTATTGGTATTTCATCTCATGCTGAACAAGACTATGGTGCGAGAAGAATCGAGCAATTAGGCTTAGGATTAAGACTTGTTCCCAAAGAGGTAATGAAAGATTTTTCCGTTGTCATTAAGGCTATCGATAAAGTCATAAATACCCCAAAATTTAAAGAGAATGCGGAGCTGTTTTCCCTTCAGTTGAAAAATTGGGAGGGAGCAAAAAATGCAGCTGATTTGCTAGAAAAATATTTTAGTTAA